A window of Ascaphus truei isolate aAscTru1 chromosome 16, aAscTru1.hap1, whole genome shotgun sequence contains these coding sequences:
- the LOC142467685 gene encoding L-threonyl-[L-threonyl-carrier protein] 4-chlorinase-like isoform X2: MNILDKKELDEACNHYEKLEEKFGKEYTQYSLHNAHMQYEWVMSLAVHPNLLEVITAVLGPNIILLDSRFICKYSSTDVPHKDDTVPYVAWHQDIKYWGFEGGPVASVWLAFDNVDTENGVLQVIPGSHKQGILEHRSAGIPGNMLTANQEIPRNLVREEESVACPLTAGQMSVHDGLTVHASEPNMSSRRRCGFVIRYVPTTAYPVEDPVRPRSFPATVLVSGTDTFHHFQDHAPNFFKQEILINGK; encoded by the exons ATGAACATCTTGGACAAGAAGGAATTAGATGAAGCGTGTAACCATTATGAAAAACTGGAGGAAAAGTTTG GCAAGGAATACACGCAGTACAGTCTGCACAATGCCCACATGCAATATGAGTGGGTTATGAGTTTGGCTGTCCATCCCAACTTACTGGAAGTGATCACTGCTGTTTTGGGACCCAATATTATTCTCCTGGACTCGAGATTTATTTGCAAATATTCTTCCACCGATGTCCCACACAAAGACGACACCGTTCCATACGTTGCCTGGCACCAGGACATCAA GTACTGGGGATTTGAAGGAGGTCCAGTGGCGTCAGTGTGGCTGGCATTTGATAACGTGGACACAGAAAACGGAGTCTTGCAAGTAATTCCAG GGAGTCACAAACAAGGCATCTTGGAGCACAGAAGTGCAGGAATCCCAGGAAACATGCTGACTGCAAACCAAGAGATACCCAGGAACCTGGTGAGAGAAGAGGAATCAGTTGCGTGCCCACTTACAGCCGGACAGATGTCT GTACATGATGGGCTGACAGTTCATGCCAGTGAGCCGAATATGTCCAGCAGAAGAAGATGTGGATTTGTTATCCGTTATGTTCCCACCACTGCATATCCTGTTGAG GATCCTGTGCGTCCCCGATCTTTTCCTGCCACAGTGCTGGTTTCTGGGACAGACACGTTTCACCACTTCCAAGACCACGCTCCTAACTTTTTTAAGCAAGAAATATTAATTAATGGAAAGTAA
- the LOC142467685 gene encoding putative alpha-ketoglutarate-dependent hypophosphite dioxygenase isoform X1: MRADPNQVKTLYDSNGFLTEMNILDKKELDEACNHYEKLEEKFGKEYTQYSLHNAHMQYEWVMSLAVHPNLLEVITAVLGPNIILLDSRFICKYSSTDVPHKDDTVPYVAWHQDIKYWGFEGGPVASVWLAFDNVDTENGVLQVIPGSHKQGILEHRSAGIPGNMLTANQEIPRNLVREEESVACPLTAGQMSVHDGLTVHASEPNMSSRRRCGFVIRYVPTTAYPVEDPVRPRSFPATVLVSGTDTFHHFQDHAPNFFKQEILINGK; encoded by the exons ATGAGGGCTGATCCTAACCAAGTGAAGACACTTTATGATAGCAATGGCTTTCTTACAGAAATGAACATCTTGGACAAGAAGGAATTAGATGAAGCGTGTAACCATTATGAAAAACTGGAGGAAAAGTTTG GCAAGGAATACACGCAGTACAGTCTGCACAATGCCCACATGCAATATGAGTGGGTTATGAGTTTGGCTGTCCATCCCAACTTACTGGAAGTGATCACTGCTGTTTTGGGACCCAATATTATTCTCCTGGACTCGAGATTTATTTGCAAATATTCTTCCACCGATGTCCCACACAAAGACGACACCGTTCCATACGTTGCCTGGCACCAGGACATCAA GTACTGGGGATTTGAAGGAGGTCCAGTGGCGTCAGTGTGGCTGGCATTTGATAACGTGGACACAGAAAACGGAGTCTTGCAAGTAATTCCAG GGAGTCACAAACAAGGCATCTTGGAGCACAGAAGTGCAGGAATCCCAGGAAACATGCTGACTGCAAACCAAGAGATACCCAGGAACCTGGTGAGAGAAGAGGAATCAGTTGCGTGCCCACTTACAGCCGGACAGATGTCT GTACATGATGGGCTGACAGTTCATGCCAGTGAGCCGAATATGTCCAGCAGAAGAAGATGTGGATTTGTTATCCGTTATGTTCCCACCACTGCATATCCTGTTGAG GATCCTGTGCGTCCCCGATCTTTTCCTGCCACAGTGCTGGTTTCTGGGACAGACACGTTTCACCACTTCCAAGACCACGCTCCTAACTTTTTTAAGCAAGAAATATTAATTAATGGAAAGTAA